Proteins found in one Schistocerca serialis cubense isolate TAMUIC-IGC-003099 chromosome 5, iqSchSeri2.2, whole genome shotgun sequence genomic segment:
- the LOC126481856 gene encoding LOW QUALITY PROTEIN: suppressor of cytokine signaling 4-like (The sequence of the model RefSeq protein was modified relative to this genomic sequence to represent the inferred CDS: inserted 2 bases in 1 codon) translates to MELGACGKKTRNHRVLKFNFARLKGAGNCGAVSADTDITEPNISCDSCIRTDYRRTEDHHLGAGVIFKTAVVSAEYLIDMSRFNPEDYPSKDCDERVRIERAREIAECIEPPPGFLPSAHIQIARDEFTAFFQSRLNFYPLAFSTCRQIDMILSSGIPRTVHTQVDYIHCLVPDLLQITSSSFYRGKMDRYAAERLLEGKPEGTFLFRDSAQDEYLFSVSFRKYGRSLHARIEQWKHRFSFDSHDRGVFASPTVCGLIEHFFFYRCLQXPVHRNFTIPLRHLCRAGVCSRATYDGLNQLNLPTSLKSYFKECRYKQRVRVRRLDSQQ, encoded by the exons ATGGAATTGGGCGCCTGCGGCAAGAAGACACGAAATCATCGGGTTCTGAAATTTAATTTTGCTCGCCTGAAAGGTGCTGGAAACTGTGGAGCAGTGTCTGCAGATACAGATATTACAGAGCCCAATATCAGTTGTGACTCTTGCATACGCACGGACTATCGTAGGACAGAAGATCACCACCTAGGGGCAGGTGTTATTTTCAAAACAG CAGTGGTATCTGCAGAATATCTCATTGACATGTCCAGATTTAATCCTGAAGATTATCCAAGTAAAGATTGTGATGAAAGGGTGAGAATAGAGCGGGCGAGAGAAATTGCAGAATGTATTGAGCCACCACCTGGATTTCTCCCATCTGCTCATATCCAGATCGCGCGTGATGAATTCACGGCATTTTTCCAATCACGTCTGAATTTCTATCCATTAGCGTTCTCAACGTGTCGGCAAATAGACATGATTCTGTCGTCAGGAATACCAAGAACTGTTCACACCCAAGTGGATTATATTCATTGTCTGGTGCCTGACCTGCTGCAAATTACTTCTTCTTCATTTTATCGGGGTAAAATGGATCGTTATGCGGCAGAGCGATTGTTGGAGGGCAAACCTGAGGGTACATTTCTTTTTAGAGATTCTGCACAAGATGAATATCTGTTTTCAGTTAGTTTTAGAAAATACGGGCGATCTCTGCACGCACGCATTGAACAGTGGAAGCACCGCTTTAGTTTTGATTCACATGATCGGGGTGTATTTGCTTCACCAACAGTTTGTGGTCTcattgagcatttttttttttaccgatgCTTACA ACCAGTGCACAGAAATTTCACAATTCCCCTGCGACACTTGTGTCGAGCTGGTGTATGCAGCAGGGCCACGTATGATGGATTAAATCAGTTAAACTTGCCTACGTCTCTGAAATCCTATTTTAAAGAGTGTCGTTACAAACAACGTGTGCGAGTAAGACGACTTGACTCACAACAGTAA